Proteins encoded in a region of the Mucilaginibacter sabulilitoris genome:
- a CDS encoding D-arabinono-1,4-lactone oxidase, which translates to MLQTPPLGADGFYHPTTEDEIIALVQKAAGEKLEIRCRGAAHSLARAIYTDPGKGDPQLPNVVSEQAPPKGSNLNVMFDQYAKLVWVDKAAGIIEVEAGIHLGYDPEDPTMTSTLENSLLYQAFINGFTLSDLGGISHQTISGFLMTGSSGGSLMYSIDENIMGLSVIDGNGDLQWFNKGDDDFGAVVLSLGLLGIVSKVKLQLAPLFNIYGQQITYPTQPAACPIDLFGSGSPGKPSFEDFLKATPYTRVLWWPQEKVERVVIWEASRGTAMPVFDPAPYEEFEKNSLASNIEQLLASMLFTMLGNSKFWVVWQKLKPSFTEFRRLTEQSWGGGFFARVIAWLLTGVLKVIGFILVFFFMTFKGLLHALYPFVINTLQPLTKKGNAQLFMDYTYSSLPMDNGANDILMGTEFTEIWIPLSDTEKAMKLLDKMFKEGKFAATGYYSTELYAGKQSNYWMSPAYQQDVLRIDFFWFSTNEGNPAAKDGFFSQFWEALKNENIDFRLHWAKFLPEYDFPGWASYISKSYPRWNDFMALREKRDPNNIFLTDYWSRHLFGKEKDGLKSAMDTLAEVKTV; encoded by the coding sequence ATGTTACAAACACCTCCCTTAGGTGCTGATGGTTTTTACCATCCCACCACAGAAGATGAAATTATTGCTCTGGTGCAAAAAGCTGCCGGCGAAAAATTAGAGATCAGGTGCCGCGGCGCGGCACATTCATTGGCAAGGGCCATTTATACCGACCCCGGCAAAGGTGATCCGCAGTTACCCAATGTGGTATCTGAGCAGGCGCCGCCTAAGGGATCTAACCTCAATGTTATGTTTGACCAGTATGCCAAACTGGTATGGGTTGATAAAGCTGCCGGGATTATTGAAGTGGAAGCCGGGATTCATCTGGGGTATGATCCGGAAGATCCTACTATGACTTCTACGTTGGAGAATAGTCTGCTTTATCAGGCTTTTATTAATGGCTTTACCCTGAGCGATTTAGGTGGCATATCCCATCAAACCATAAGTGGGTTCCTGATGACGGGTTCTTCGGGTGGCTCGCTAATGTATAGCATTGACGAAAATATAATGGGGCTCTCCGTTATTGACGGTAATGGCGATTTGCAATGGTTTAATAAAGGCGATGATGATTTTGGCGCGGTAGTGCTTTCATTGGGTTTGTTGGGTATTGTGAGTAAGGTTAAGCTGCAATTAGCCCCGCTTTTTAATATTTATGGCCAGCAGATCACCTATCCTACCCAACCGGCTGCATGTCCAATTGACCTGTTTGGCAGTGGTTCGCCGGGCAAACCCAGCTTTGAGGACTTTTTAAAGGCTACGCCTTATACCCGGGTGTTGTGGTGGCCGCAGGAAAAGGTTGAGCGGGTAGTAATATGGGAAGCGTCGCGCGGAACGGCCATGCCGGTGTTTGATCCGGCCCCATATGAAGAGTTTGAGAAAAACTCCCTTGCCAGTAATATTGAACAATTGTTAGCATCGATGTTATTTACCATGCTGGGGAACAGTAAATTCTGGGTAGTATGGCAAAAGCTTAAACCTTCCTTTACGGAGTTCAGGAGACTTACCGAACAGTCATGGGGAGGTGGTTTTTTTGCCAGAGTAATAGCCTGGTTACTTACCGGTGTGCTCAAAGTAATCGGGTTTATACTGGTATTTTTCTTCATGACATTTAAAGGATTGCTGCATGCGTTGTACCCGTTTGTAATTAATACCCTGCAGCCATTAACAAAAAAAGGCAATGCGCAATTATTTATGGATTATACTTACAGCAGCCTGCCGATGGATAACGGCGCGAATGATATACTAATGGGGACCGAGTTTACAGAAATATGGATCCCGCTGTCGGACACGGAAAAGGCCATGAAACTGTTAGACAAAATGTTTAAGGAGGGAAAATTTGCAGCAACCGGCTACTACTCAACCGAGCTTTATGCAGGTAAACAAAGTAATTACTGGATGAGCCCAGCTTACCAACAGGATGTACTGCGGATAGATTTTTTCTGGTTCAGCACCAATGAAGGAAACCCAGCCGCTAAAGACGGATTTTTTAGCCAATTCTGGGAAGCGCTCAAGAATGAGAATATTGACTTCCGCCTGCACTGGGCCAAATTCCTGCCCGAATATGATTTCCCGGGTTGGGCATCTTACATCAGCAAATCCTATCCGCGATGGAATGATTTTATGGCGCTTCGTGAAAAACGCGATCCTAATAATATTTTCCTTACAGATTACTGGTCACGTCATTTGTTTGGCAAGGAAAAAGATGGTCTCAAATCAGCTATGGATACATTGGCAGAGGTTAAAACCGTTTAA
- a CDS encoding PorP/SprF family type IX secretion system membrane protein — protein sequence MKNFKRNKNMILKKPLLVLLLLICGTLCCKAQLNPFQSIYFQNRYLLNPAMAGLNPGLNLNIGYRQQWSSFPGAPKSQILTADYQATDKVGLGLNVNDDQAGLIRQTRAMGTYAYHLPLSDNNQKLNFGLSLGIDDSRLDRDKIIGDETDEQIARYNQAKPYVDGDFGIAYTSNELFVEAVVPNLKAAFFKNSIERIDVDRVLFMSAVSYKIKSNDDFSNMIFEPLVAYRKVKGATDIFDAGLNFTMTNYYISLQAIYHSNQSAGLGFVFDQKAFAVNFTYNLETGRINSYTAGAVELGLKLKLFQK from the coding sequence ATGAAAAACTTTAAACGGAATAAAAATATGATATTAAAAAAGCCTTTACTGGTGCTGTTGCTGCTTATATGCGGTACGCTATGCTGTAAAGCCCAGTTAAATCCGTTTCAATCTATTTATTTTCAAAACCGCTACTTGCTTAATCCGGCTATGGCTGGTCTTAACCCGGGCCTTAACCTCAACATAGGCTACCGCCAGCAATGGAGTTCTTTTCCGGGCGCACCTAAATCGCAGATATTAACTGCCGATTACCAGGCGACGGATAAAGTAGGTTTGGGGCTTAATGTAAATGACGATCAGGCTGGCTTAATAAGGCAAACCCGGGCTATGGGTACCTATGCCTATCACTTGCCCCTGAGCGATAATAACCAGAAGCTGAACTTTGGTTTGTCGCTGGGTATTGATGATTCAAGACTTGATCGTGATAAAATTATAGGCGACGAAACTGATGAGCAGATTGCCAGGTATAATCAAGCAAAGCCTTATGTTGATGGCGATTTTGGTATTGCCTACACCAGCAATGAACTATTTGTTGAAGCTGTTGTCCCCAATTTAAAGGCCGCTTTTTTTAAAAACTCTATTGAACGGATAGATGTGGACAGGGTATTGTTCATGAGTGCGGTGAGCTACAAGATAAAATCGAATGATGATTTCAGTAACATGATATTTGAACCGTTGGTAGCTTATAGAAAGGTAAAGGGAGCAACCGATATTTTTGATGCCGGCCTTAATTTCACCATGACCAATTATTATATATCACTCCAGGCTATTTATCATAGTAACCAAAGCGCAGGTCTTGGTTTCGTTTTTGACCAAAAAGCATTTGCTGTAAACTTTACTTATAACCTGGAAACCGGGCGTATTAACAGCTATACCGCCGGGGCTGTTGAATTGGGCCTTAAACTTAAACTGTTTCAGAAATAA